The Corynebacterium camporealensis genome contains a region encoding:
- a CDS encoding SOS response-associated peptidase gives MCGRFVLFSESLLDAVGDLPGITETHAPDGLPGPRYNIAPTQMVAVVRVQESLAQVDPARWGLIPQWKKDLDGPPLFNARAETVASKPSFRAAFKNQRCLIPLDGYYEWHKDDDGGKTPHFVQHDGMLWAAGLWETGLDRLSATMVTTEATEEMAWLHGRLPLFLQPAEVRTWLEGTPDDAATLLEPSRLRGFQTRSVDKAVGNVRNDYPELIA, from the coding sequence ATGTGCGGAAGATTTGTATTGTTCAGCGAGTCGCTTCTCGATGCCGTCGGCGACCTGCCCGGCATCACCGAAACACACGCCCCCGACGGCCTGCCGGGACCGCGCTACAACATCGCGCCTACCCAGATGGTCGCGGTGGTGCGCGTGCAGGAATCGCTCGCCCAAGTCGACCCCGCGCGCTGGGGGCTGATTCCGCAGTGGAAGAAGGACCTTGATGGTCCGCCGCTGTTTAATGCCCGCGCTGAAACCGTGGCGTCCAAGCCTTCCTTCCGTGCGGCGTTTAAGAACCAGCGCTGCCTGATTCCGCTGGATGGCTACTACGAGTGGCACAAAGACGACGACGGCGGCAAGACCCCGCACTTTGTGCAACACGACGGCATGCTGTGGGCTGCGGGCCTGTGGGAGACCGGCCTGGACCGGTTGTCGGCGACCATGGTGACCACCGAGGCAACCGAGGAAATGGCCTGGCTGCACGGTCGATTGCCGCTGTTTCTGCAGCCGGCTGAGGTCCGCACTTGGCTGGAGGGCACGCCTGACGATGCCGCCACGTTGCTCGAGCCTTCCCGCCTGCGGGGCTTTCAGACCCGGTCGGTGGACAAGGCCGTGGGCAACGTGCGTAACGATTACCCCGAGTTGATTGCCTAG
- a CDS encoding 50S ribosomal protein bL37 — MSKRGRKRKDRRKKSANRGKRPNA, encoded by the coding sequence ATGAGCAAGCGTGGTCGTAAGCGCAAGGATCGCCGTAAGAAGTCCGCTAACCGCGGTAAGCGTCCTAACGCATAA
- a CDS encoding DUF6912 family protein — MARVYLPATFAMLTELQETGKLHARSGWGFMVTPALREFYTAGDEEEIAYAAFLEASMASLRLLAIGDEDKFPYRRVVISVDVPDKNVTARPDMGEPVVALEPAAIEVDDVAAIHVDIEESEKDTARAITAIDTADLGDEDAELAVGDALDNFMAFYDPTELPFLIELL, encoded by the coding sequence ATGGCACGCGTCTACCTGCCTGCCACCTTCGCCATGCTCACTGAGCTGCAGGAAACCGGCAAACTCCACGCCCGCTCGGGCTGGGGTTTCATGGTCACCCCGGCTCTGCGCGAGTTCTACACCGCCGGCGACGAAGAAGAAATCGCCTACGCGGCCTTCCTGGAAGCCTCCATGGCTTCGCTGCGTCTGCTCGCGATTGGCGATGAAGACAAGTTCCCCTACCGCCGCGTGGTCATCTCCGTCGATGTTCCGGACAAGAACGTCACCGCACGCCCGGACATGGGTGAGCCGGTCGTCGCCCTGGAACCGGCAGCCATCGAGGTCGACGATGTCGCCGCCATCCACGTCGATATCGAGGAATCCGAAAAGGACACCGCCCGCGCCATCACCGCCATCGATACTGCGGACTTGGGCGATGAGGACGCAGAGCTGGCAGTTGGCGATGCCCTCGACAACTTCATGGCCTTCTACGACCCGACTGAGCTGCCTTTCCTCATCGAACTGCTCTAG
- a CDS encoding DEAD/DEAH box helicase, which yields MSASKSSPPTFAALGVAAEICEALTSRGITRTFAIQELTLPIALSGQDLIGQARTGMGKTYGFGVPLLDRVFDDAAVPELDGTPRGLIVVPTRELAMQVGEDLQVAARHLPLKVRTIYGGRPYAEQIRQIKKGADVIVGTPGRLIDLHQQGELRLNKVAVLVLDEADEMLDLGFLPDIEKLLRALEGNKHQTMLFSATMPGPIVTLARNFLHKPLHIRAESGESDQTHATTRKVTFQAHRMDKVAVLTRVLQADGRGRTIIFTRTKRSAATVADQLAERGFKVGAVHGDLGQGAREKSLAAFRTGKVDILVATDIAARGIDVDDVTHVINYQVPDDPMTFVHRIGRTGRAGNEGTAVTLVGYDELAKWRVINDELNLDTPEPPQWFSTSPELADALSIPDDASDKVGAPTRVIGQVKMQRPGPRKGRRR from the coding sequence GTGTCTGCCTCCAAATCTTCGCCACCTACCTTTGCCGCCCTCGGCGTTGCCGCCGAAATTTGTGAGGCCTTGACTAGCCGTGGCATCACCCGTACCTTTGCCATCCAAGAGCTCACCTTGCCCATTGCACTGTCGGGGCAGGACCTTATCGGCCAGGCCCGCACGGGCATGGGCAAGACCTACGGCTTCGGCGTGCCGCTTCTGGACCGCGTGTTTGACGATGCCGCCGTGCCCGAGCTGGACGGTACCCCTCGGGGTTTGATTGTGGTCCCCACCCGTGAGCTGGCCATGCAGGTCGGCGAGGACCTGCAGGTTGCCGCCCGCCATCTACCACTGAAGGTGCGCACCATCTACGGCGGGCGCCCTTACGCGGAGCAGATTCGGCAGATTAAGAAGGGTGCGGATGTCATCGTTGGTACCCCGGGGCGTCTGATTGACTTGCACCAGCAGGGCGAGCTGCGTTTGAACAAGGTTGCAGTGCTCGTGCTCGATGAGGCCGACGAGATGCTGGACCTGGGCTTTTTGCCCGATATTGAAAAGTTGCTCAGGGCTTTGGAAGGCAACAAGCACCAAACGATGCTGTTTTCGGCCACGATGCCCGGCCCGATTGTCACGCTGGCGCGCAACTTCCTGCACAAGCCGCTACACATTCGCGCTGAGTCCGGCGAGTCCGACCAAACGCATGCCACTACCCGCAAGGTCACCTTCCAGGCCCACCGCATGGACAAAGTCGCGGTGCTCACCCGCGTGCTGCAGGCCGACGGCCGCGGGCGGACCATTATCTTTACCCGCACCAAGCGTTCGGCTGCCACGGTGGCTGACCAGCTGGCCGAGCGCGGTTTCAAGGTGGGCGCCGTCCACGGCGATTTGGGCCAGGGCGCGCGTGAGAAGTCCCTCGCGGCGTTTCGCACCGGCAAGGTCGACATTCTGGTGGCCACCGATATCGCCGCCCGCGGCATCGACGTCGATGATGTCACCCACGTGATTAACTACCAGGTCCCCGATGATCCGATGACTTTTGTCCACCGCATTGGCCGTACCGGTCGCGCGGGCAACGAGGGCACCGCGGTCACCCTGGTCGGCTACGATGAGCTGGCCAAATGGCGCGTGATTAACGACGAGCTCAACCTCGATACTCCAGAACCGCCACAGTGGTTTAGCACCTCGCCCGAGCTTGCCGATGCCCTCTCCATCCCCGATGACGCCTCCGACAAAGTTGGTGCGCCTACCCGCGTGATTGGGCAGGTGAAAATGCAGCGTCCTGGTCCGCGGAAGGGGCGTCGTCGATGA
- a CDS encoding WhiB family transcriptional regulator yields the protein MDWRHEAVCRDEDPELFFPVGNSGPALTQIAKAKLVCNRCPVATQCLKWALESGQDAGVWGGLSEEERRALKRRRNRGRGRARVTA from the coding sequence ATGGATTGGCGCCACGAAGCTGTTTGCCGCGATGAAGACCCCGAGCTGTTTTTCCCGGTCGGTAACTCCGGCCCTGCCCTGACCCAGATTGCTAAGGCCAAGCTGGTCTGCAACCGTTGCCCGGTTGCTACCCAGTGCCTGAAGTGGGCCCTCGAGTCCGGCCAGGATGCCGGCGTGTGGGGCGGCCTGTCTGAAGAAGAGCGTCGCGCTCTCAAGCGTCGTCGCAACCGCGGCCGTGGTCGCGCTCGCGTGACCGCCTAA
- a CDS encoding HNH endonuclease signature motif containing protein, producing the protein MNKLDALAQAFTAPMETLSEVAALTNAHLQMLGFPRKFSRELLTLSDIYFGETPYTQLQAKSRNTPHDLSTLLEMEKKASRIKKHVDRYKFRIACADVPASKIGQVAKEFMDPPKPPEEGTALTRSKTDRWTYRLTGDSELIAQVRDMFPTIDSVREFLRTGKVNGTAVTTHVVINLDELDKIVDGQGDDIVLQMTNGAKITGAQLVQQMFTDHGYATLIHPVEGPVNLYRTQRSASFKQRTMAKAENPVCPWIHCLKGADECQVHHIVAWKYGGETNASNLTTACDHHNGRNDDGNERRNGKLLRIRGKVEWVPPWAY; encoded by the coding sequence ATGAACAAATTAGATGCCTTAGCTCAAGCGTTTACCGCGCCCATGGAGACACTCTCCGAGGTCGCGGCGCTGACGAATGCGCATCTCCAAATGCTGGGTTTCCCGCGGAAGTTCTCCCGCGAGCTGCTCACGCTGTCCGATATTTACTTCGGCGAAACCCCCTACACCCAGCTCCAGGCCAAGTCCCGCAATACCCCGCATGACCTCTCCACCTTGCTGGAGATGGAGAAGAAAGCCAGCCGGATAAAGAAGCACGTGGATCGCTACAAGTTCCGCATCGCGTGTGCTGACGTACCAGCTAGCAAGATTGGGCAGGTGGCCAAGGAATTCATGGACCCGCCTAAGCCACCAGAAGAGGGCACCGCTTTGACGCGCTCCAAGACGGACAGGTGGACCTACCGTTTGACTGGCGATTCTGAGCTAATTGCTCAAGTTCGCGATATGTTCCCCACCATCGACTCCGTCAGAGAATTCTTGCGCACTGGCAAAGTCAACGGCACTGCTGTAACCACCCATGTGGTGATCAACCTGGACGAGCTGGACAAGATTGTCGATGGTCAAGGCGACGACATCGTTCTACAAATGACCAACGGTGCCAAAATCACCGGCGCCCAGCTTGTGCAGCAGATGTTTACCGATCACGGCTACGCCACCCTCATTCATCCCGTCGAGGGCCCGGTCAACCTCTATCGCACGCAACGAAGCGCAAGTTTCAAGCAAAGAACCATGGCGAAGGCGGAAAACCCGGTCTGTCCGTGGATACATTGCCTCAAAGGTGCGGATGAGTGTCAGGTTCACCACATAGTGGCCTGGAAATACGGCGGAGAAACCAACGCCTCAAATCTCACTACAGCGTGTGACCATCACAACGGAAGAAATGATGATGGTAATGAACGAAGAAACGGCAAACTTCTAAGAATTAGAGGCAAAGTCGAATGGGTCCCACCCTGGGCATACTGA
- a CDS encoding Rv3212 family protein, translating to MKPLRSTRADWIATAVIAGVSVLAVTGAWATANIRQADLETHASAPEVAAWNELPDTLSVAAELPNELVPGQYRPLVVDGVLVTHEGPQIRGHSSTGEILWTYTRDDADLCSIGGAWDKVVAVYRTGVGCGDVVTINAADGTYSDTRSAINTDEVVPISSNDRVGTVSTERVELWRSDMVRTIEYGHVEAPQEPDQQPHPECTITSALTRTELLALTETCPNETTWLRFLDTTPDDAREPEITAEVQLDNPGARLVAIGQDAAAVYEPGEQVVTYSSADEQTGAWPTELSPHVRDSSTPFAPATADLPHHMSWFDGERLHLLRPSTLQIDHTFDQAIGTGVALGDKLVLPTPEGLELVNLTTWRTERSIDVDRDGYRGPVSLSMLGDALAETRGDHTVILR from the coding sequence ATGAAACCGTTGCGCTCCACGCGCGCTGATTGGATTGCCACCGCCGTTATTGCGGGCGTCAGCGTGCTTGCCGTCACCGGGGCTTGGGCCACCGCTAATATTCGCCAGGCTGACCTGGAAACACACGCCTCCGCCCCGGAGGTCGCCGCCTGGAACGAGCTGCCCGACACGCTGTCGGTTGCCGCGGAGTTGCCCAATGAGTTGGTCCCGGGCCAGTACCGCCCGCTCGTTGTCGATGGCGTCCTGGTCACTCACGAGGGCCCGCAGATCCGCGGGCATTCTTCTACCGGCGAGATCTTATGGACCTACACGCGTGACGATGCCGACCTGTGTTCGATTGGCGGCGCCTGGGACAAGGTCGTCGCGGTGTATCGCACCGGCGTGGGCTGCGGCGATGTCGTCACGATCAACGCGGCGGACGGAACCTATTCCGATACCCGGAGTGCGATTAACACCGATGAAGTCGTGCCGATTTCCTCCAACGACCGCGTGGGCACCGTCTCGACCGAGCGCGTCGAGTTGTGGCGTTCCGATATGGTTCGCACCATCGAATACGGCCACGTCGAAGCCCCGCAGGAGCCCGACCAGCAGCCCCATCCCGAGTGCACGATTACCTCCGCGCTTACTCGCACGGAGCTGCTTGCCTTAACTGAGACCTGCCCGAACGAGACGACCTGGCTGCGCTTTTTAGACACCACGCCTGACGATGCCCGCGAGCCCGAAATCACCGCCGAAGTTCAACTGGACAACCCCGGCGCCCGTTTGGTCGCCATTGGGCAGGACGCTGCGGCTGTCTATGAGCCCGGCGAGCAGGTCGTGACTTATTCTTCTGCCGACGAGCAAACCGGCGCGTGGCCTACAGAACTCTCCCCACACGTACGCGATTCTTCCACCCCTTTTGCGCCTGCGACCGCGGACCTGCCCCACCACATGTCCTGGTTTGATGGCGAGCGCCTGCACCTGCTGCGCCCCTCCACGCTGCAGATTGATCACACCTTTGACCAGGCCATCGGCACTGGCGTCGCGCTCGGCGACAAGCTGGTCCTGCCCACGCCTGAGGGCCTGGAGTTGGTCAACCTCACGACCTGGCGCACCGAGCGCAGCATCGACGTCGACCGCGACGGCTACCGCGGGCCAGTGTCTTTAAGCATGCTTGGCGATGCCCTCGCCGAAACCCGCGGCGATCACACCGTCATCCTGCGCTAA
- the aroA gene encoding 3-phosphoshikimate 1-carboxyvinyltransferase, with translation MIPIMDYMSDLWSAPVATRPLSWEMRVPGSKSMTNRAYILAALADGPSTITGALKSRDTELMEAALQAMGIGVEHDGDTVHITPGPLHGASIDCGLAGTVMRFLPPLAALADGPVHVDGDKQAYARPMGAILGGLRDLGVDVDGDSLPFDLRSSQVPEGGEVTIDASGSSQFVSGLLLSAPRYRKGITVRHEGGPLPSLPHIEMTLAMLEDAGVRVESGENRWTVHPGPIAAREWKIEPDLSNATPFLAAAAVAGGTVAIQDWPDSTTQPGDEIRAILSEMGVEVSRADGSVAVHGGGALQGIERDMGPIGELTPTVAALCALAETPSKLYGIAHLRGHETDRLKALAAEINGLGGKVTELDDGLYIEPAPLQGGTWHTYHDHRMATAGAIIGLRVEGVEVENIATTAKTLPGFADLWTEMLEAK, from the coding sequence ATGATCCCTATTATGGACTACATGTCTGATCTGTGGTCCGCACCGGTAGCAACGAGGCCTTTAAGCTGGGAAATGCGCGTTCCCGGCTCCAAGTCGATGACCAATCGCGCCTACATCCTAGCCGCGCTTGCCGATGGCCCCTCCACCATCACCGGCGCCTTAAAGTCCCGCGATACCGAACTGATGGAGGCAGCCCTGCAGGCCATGGGCATCGGCGTGGAGCACGACGGTGACACCGTGCACATCACCCCGGGCCCGCTGCATGGGGCTTCCATTGACTGTGGCCTGGCCGGTACGGTCATGCGTTTCCTTCCGCCTTTAGCAGCGCTTGCCGATGGCCCCGTCCACGTCGACGGCGACAAACAAGCCTACGCCCGCCCCATGGGCGCCATCTTGGGCGGACTGCGCGACCTCGGCGTGGACGTCGACGGCGATAGCTTGCCTTTCGACCTGCGCTCCTCCCAGGTTCCGGAGGGCGGCGAGGTCACCATTGATGCCTCGGGGTCGTCGCAGTTTGTCTCGGGGCTGTTGTTGTCGGCGCCGCGTTACCGGAAGGGCATTACCGTGCGCCACGAGGGCGGACCACTCCCCTCTTTGCCGCACATCGAGATGACCCTGGCGATGCTGGAAGACGCCGGCGTGCGCGTCGAGTCCGGTGAGAACCGCTGGACCGTGCATCCTGGCCCAATTGCCGCGCGCGAGTGGAAGATTGAACCGGACTTGTCCAACGCCACACCATTCTTGGCTGCTGCTGCGGTGGCTGGCGGCACGGTGGCGATTCAGGATTGGCCGGATTCCACCACCCAGCCTGGCGATGAGATTCGCGCGATTCTCTCGGAGATGGGCGTGGAGGTCTCGCGCGCCGACGGCAGTGTGGCGGTCCATGGTGGCGGTGCGCTGCAGGGCATCGAGCGGGATATGGGCCCGATTGGGGAACTCACCCCGACCGTTGCGGCGCTGTGTGCGCTCGCGGAGACCCCGTCGAAGCTTTATGGCATCGCGCATCTGCGCGGACACGAAACGGATCGCCTAAAGGCGCTGGCTGCGGAGATTAACGGGCTTGGCGGTAAGGTCACTGAGCTCGACGATGGGCTCTACATCGAACCGGCCCCACTGCAGGGCGGGACGTGGCATACCTACCACGACCATCGCATGGCGACTGCCGGTGCGATTATTGGTCTGCGCGTCGAGGGCGTGGAGGTTGAAAACATCGCCACGACCGCGAAGACGCTGCCGGGCTTTGCGGACCTGTGGACTGAAATGTTGGAGGCGAAGTAG
- a CDS encoding DUF3107 domain-containing protein, with protein sequence MDIKFGFADTARELVIKAEGTQEELTSQINSALADNSTLELSDDKGRKYIVRTDRVVYVEIGATKPHAVGFAGV encoded by the coding sequence ATGGACATTAAGTTTGGTTTCGCCGATACTGCCCGCGAGCTGGTCATCAAGGCCGAAGGCACCCAGGAGGAGCTGACCTCGCAGATTAACTCCGCGCTGGCAGATAATTCGACGCTGGAGCTTTCCGACGACAAGGGCCGCAAGTACATCGTGCGCACCGACCGCGTCGTCTACGTAGAAATTGGTGCTACCAAACCACACGCCGTGGGTTTCGCCGGCGTCTAA
- the rsgA gene encoding ribosome small subunit-dependent GTPase A, protein MARSFRSYDESDVRVRPGKGSRPRTKDRPKHKNAKFGMVITKDRGRWGVALDDGPVVTTMRARELGRTPIEVGDRVGVVGDTSGKKDTLGRIVKLAERTSVLRRTADDTDPYERIVVANADQMLIVTAVADPPPRSGFVERALIAAFVGNVSPVLCLTKTDLADPAPFAAEFADLDVPVVTAGVDDSLDAVSKVVEGHVTALIGHSGVGKSTLVNRLIPDADRETGEVSAVGKGRHTSTQSVALPLEDGWLIDTPGIRSFGLAHVDADTVLGVFEDLAEATENCPRGCTHAGPPTDPECGLDEIEEDTASARRRDAVRRLLAALRTNVDWEN, encoded by the coding sequence GTGGCTCGCAGCTTTCGCTCTTATGACGAATCCGATGTGCGCGTGCGCCCCGGCAAGGGCTCGCGGCCGCGTACGAAGGACCGCCCGAAGCACAAAAACGCCAAGTTCGGCATGGTGATTACCAAAGACCGCGGGCGTTGGGGCGTTGCACTTGACGATGGTCCCGTGGTCACCACCATGCGCGCCCGCGAGCTGGGACGCACCCCCATCGAAGTCGGTGACCGCGTGGGCGTGGTGGGTGATACGTCGGGTAAGAAGGATACGCTCGGGCGCATCGTTAAGCTTGCGGAGCGCACGTCGGTACTGCGGCGTACTGCGGATGATACGGATCCTTATGAGCGCATCGTGGTGGCCAATGCTGACCAGATGCTGATTGTCACGGCTGTGGCGGATCCGCCGCCGCGCTCGGGGTTTGTGGAGCGCGCACTGATTGCTGCGTTCGTGGGCAATGTCTCGCCAGTGCTGTGCCTGACCAAGACGGACCTGGCGGACCCGGCACCTTTCGCAGCGGAGTTTGCCGATCTGGATGTGCCCGTGGTGACTGCGGGCGTGGATGACTCGCTGGATGCAGTCTCCAAGGTTGTTGAGGGCCATGTGACTGCCCTGATTGGGCATTCTGGAGTGGGAAAATCGACGCTGGTCAACCGCCTGATTCCCGATGCGGATCGCGAGACCGGTGAGGTTTCGGCCGTCGGCAAGGGCAGGCACACCTCGACCCAATCCGTGGCGCTGCCGTTAGAGGATGGCTGGTTGATTGATACCCCGGGCATCCGTTCTTTCGGTCTGGCGCACGTGGACGCAGATACCGTGTTGGGCGTCTTTGAGGACCTGGCCGAAGCGACGGAGAATTGTCCGCGTGGATGCACGCACGCCGGTCCCCCAACCGACCCGGAGTGCGGGTTGGATGAGATTGAAGAAGATACTGCCTCGGCTAGGCGTCGGGACGCGGTGCGGCGCCTGCTGGCGGCGCTGCGCACCAACGTCGACTGGGAGAACTAG
- a CDS encoding HAD-IA family hydrolase: MTQPTRARSTTVSFLKGVGALKNFLRYTLGGYLHEQRKGQVIMRGLIVDYVGVLDGTEEDVKRWRSLFAAAKANGVATAILSNDPGGPDAEPIREWEYRGIVDAVILSGEVGAEKPERAAFQAAADAIELPLNDCVMVDDGILNVRAAVDFGMVGILYTVFDRSSVEIQALFDIEGEF, translated from the coding sequence ATGACACAGCCCACACGAGCTCGCAGCACAACTGTGAGTTTCCTGAAAGGGGTGGGCGCGCTGAAAAATTTTCTTCGATATACTCTCGGGGGTTATCTACACGAACAACGTAAAGGACAAGTGATTATGCGCGGTCTGATCGTCGATTACGTCGGCGTACTCGATGGCACTGAAGAAGACGTCAAGCGCTGGCGCAGCCTCTTTGCCGCAGCCAAGGCTAACGGCGTGGCAACGGCCATTCTTTCCAACGACCCAGGCGGCCCGGACGCCGAGCCCATCCGCGAGTGGGAATACCGCGGCATCGTCGACGCGGTCATCCTCTCCGGTGAGGTCGGAGCTGAAAAGCCGGAGCGCGCTGCATTCCAAGCAGCTGCCGATGCCATCGAGCTCCCTCTCAACGACTGCGTCATGGTCGACGACGGCATCCTCAACGTCCGCGCCGCCGTGGACTTCGGCATGGTCGGTATTCTCTATACCGTCTTTGACCGCAGCAGCGTCGAGATCCAGGCTCTGTTTGATATCGAGGGCGAGTTCTAA
- a CDS encoding sigma-70 family RNA polymerase sigma factor, with protein sequence MAASFEEQALPLLDQLYGGALRMTRNPQDAEDLVQETYLKAFKAFDSFKQGTNLKAWLYRIMTNTYINSYRKAKRRPTESSADELSDFQLYTTSGHDSTGLESAEVAALKSIPDDTISDAVNDLPEDYRMVVYYADVEGLAYKEIAEIMGTPLGTVMSRLHRGRKLLRKALKDVAREQGIGLNHPDMEAE encoded by the coding sequence ATGGCAGCCTCATTTGAGGAACAAGCCCTGCCGCTGCTGGACCAGCTCTACGGCGGCGCGCTGCGCATGACGCGTAATCCGCAAGACGCGGAAGATTTAGTGCAAGAAACCTACCTCAAGGCTTTCAAGGCCTTTGATTCCTTCAAGCAGGGCACCAACTTGAAGGCGTGGCTGTATCGCATCATGACCAATACCTATATCAACTCCTATCGCAAGGCTAAGCGGCGCCCGACGGAGTCGTCGGCGGATGAGTTGAGCGATTTTCAGCTCTATACGACCTCCGGCCACGACTCCACGGGCTTGGAATCCGCTGAGGTCGCCGCGTTGAAATCCATCCCGGATGACACGATTTCCGATGCCGTCAACGACCTTCCCGAGGACTACCGCATGGTCGTCTACTACGCCGATGTCGAGGGATTGGCTTACAAAGAAATCGCCGAAATCATGGGCACTCCGCTCGGAACCGTGATGTCGAGGCTGCATCGGGGAAGAAAATTGCTCCGAAAAGCGTTGAAGGACGTAGCGAGAGAACAAGGCATCGGTTTGAACCATCCCGATATGGAGGCGGAATAA
- a CDS encoding DUF3152 domain-containing protein, with product MEKDNAVVRFAREYGWWRVVAIPVLAVLTIWLVVDIATASSEPDNSAQDAPVTSVPEETSRPGPDPADQEAIQRAADALPAGGDYTERGEDTYREAPRSDAHFGHDGERTIRYSVEIENGVNTDAYGGDAAFASLVDATLGDPRGWTARGDFEFIRVPADEDPDTRIRLTSLHTTAQLCGADLETETSCHTGITGESTVVLNESRWVRGAVPFEGDIGNYRQYLVNHEFGHAIGYAEHQACGGQGKLAPIMMQQTLSMNNAQLHEQDPEEIYPDDDVTCEPNPWPYPNPQVQDPHQPE from the coding sequence ATGGAGAAAGATAACGCCGTAGTCCGGTTTGCGCGCGAGTACGGCTGGTGGCGGGTCGTTGCGATTCCCGTGCTAGCCGTGCTGACGATTTGGCTTGTGGTCGACATTGCCACGGCCTCGTCGGAGCCGGACAACTCCGCCCAGGATGCCCCGGTGACCTCGGTGCCGGAGGAGACCTCCCGCCCGGGCCCGGATCCGGCGGACCAGGAGGCCATTCAGCGCGCTGCGGATGCGCTGCCCGCCGGGGGCGACTACACCGAGCGCGGCGAGGATACCTACCGTGAGGCGCCGCGTTCCGATGCCCACTTTGGCCACGACGGCGAGCGCACTATCCGGTACTCCGTGGAGATTGAAAACGGCGTGAACACGGATGCTTACGGCGGCGATGCAGCGTTCGCATCGCTTGTCGATGCCACCTTGGGCGACCCCCGCGGCTGGACCGCACGCGGTGACTTCGAATTCATCCGCGTCCCGGCCGACGAAGACCCGGACACCCGCATCCGTTTGACTTCCCTGCACACCACAGCACAGCTGTGCGGTGCCGACCTGGAGACCGAAACCTCCTGCCACACCGGCATTACCGGCGAGTCCACCGTGGTGCTCAACGAATCTCGCTGGGTACGCGGTGCGGTGCCTTTTGAAGGCGACATTGGCAATTACCGCCAGTACCTGGTCAACCACGAGTTCGGTCACGCCATCGGATATGCCGAGCACCAGGCCTGCGGCGGCCAGGGCAAACTGGCACCAATCATGATGCAGCAGACGCTCAGTATGAACAACGCGCAGTTGCACGAGCAGGATCCGGAAGAGATTTACCCGGATGATGACGTAACGTGCGAGCCTAACCCCTGGCCTTACCCGAACCCGCAGGTCCAGGACCCGCACCAACCTGAGTAA